CTTTCCAGGTGATAGAGAACATTAAGTCTTGTCTTTCAGATGTACAGCTTGAAATGTTTTCAAAAACCTGTTTTGGTCATTTCCTTTACCTTCCCGATTTTAAAGTTCAACCCCAAGTGTTTCATGGGTTGTTGCTCCGTGAGGTTCAGCAACCTAATGATGCTGAGTTGTGGGTAATGATACGCGGTGTTAGGCTTAGGTTTAGCATTGAGGAATTTGCATTGATTACTGGGTTAGACTGTGAAGGTGACTGTAGTGTGTTAGATTTTAagcaagaggttaatagtctttGTGAAAGATATTGGCCAACTTCGTCCTCTATCACTAAGGAATGCGGTAGGGAatgttttaccaccaagaggtggGGTGATTCTGATGAGGATGCTGTGAAGTTGGCAGTTTTGTATTTCGTGGAGTGGTTCTTGCTTAGTGGCACTAAGCATAAAAATGTACCCAAGTCTATTTTAGATGTTGTAGATAGTGGGAGGTACAATGAATTTGCTTGGGGCCGGAGTTCTTTTGAATTGACTATTTCCTCATTGAAGGGTAAGCTTGATAGTTGGGTTGAGGGGGTTAGGAAGGCAAGGAGTTCGGGAAAGAGGGCGAGTGTTTTTTACACTTTGATTGGTTGTCCTCATGTTCTTCAAGTTTGGTTCTACGAGTGTTGTAAGTACATGAAAGGTAAGTACTGCCAAAAGGAAAGCTCTCGTATTCCAAGGATCACTCAGTGGACATGCAATAGTCAACCCACTTTCAAAGTTTTGAAGACTACTATCTTTGATGTTTCCAAAGATAAGGTATATCTGTTTGTTGTAATTTGGTTTTTCAgtagttgtttttgtgttgtttttcattattattaatattcataattgaaattttaattttggtgTTTTTTGATCGAGTGCAACTTTCAAATATGAGGCTCACTACCtggtgagttcaaagctttgaaactGAGCAGTTTCAAGTTCGACACCGACTACAACTCTTACAAGAGTCTTCCTCTTCCCGAAGAGCCAACTGTTGCTCAGAGTGACATTTCTGTCAAGCTTGATGCCTTTTCTGAGAAATTTCATGGGTTGGAGGTCAAGATCGATTCGTTGCATACTTCCCAACAGAAGATTTCatctgatttggttgagttgaaAGAGTTTGTGTACGCACGGTTGTTTCTTTTGGTGCTCGTATTGCTTCAATGCATACGCTTTTCTCTTGTTTTTGCCGATTCCTATGCCAAggtattttagtttttcaatagttgtttttcggttttttttaagttgttttatactaatttaatttgtaatttcaaTATAGGAAAAAGGCAGTGACTCTTCCAATGATGATGATGGAGGTGGTGATGAAGCAGATTTTGATTTAAATGAATGCAAGAAATTGATGAAAATGAAGAAGAGAATGTTATGGGTGATGAGGAAGGGGAGGGTAGTGAAGGTGAAGAGAAGGATGGTCAAGCCGATGAAGATTCtgactcaaaagaaaaaaatgataatggCAAGTTGATGATGATGCCACTGATAGTGAGGAGAAGGTAGATAAGTAGACAATGTAACTAGGTTTTAGTTACTTTGTgtggtttattttgttgtaaGTCCGTTTTAGGTAGTGCTCTTGTAATTCTATGTTATTGTTATGTCGcttgttatgttttatttttcagaaattTGCAACTATTTTCAgactatttatttgtatttattatgttatttatatggctGTGTTTGTAGATTATGTTGTTCGCAATTTATTGTTGGTCTTCTTATTTtacttgttgtttttattttgttatgtagttttttttttagttgttgaagtctttcacaaaaaataacttcacttttttccattttctttttcctttattttctgtaTCAAGAATTTCGTTGATTTCAATGACGGCCCTACTCAAATAGATGTTGAGGCTACTGTTCAGTCCGGGGTAAAAGCAGTTGAGCTTATGGTAATGTtgcttttgtgttgttttttggttgtgtaaaggttgttattttttaatcatgatctAATTCCTTTTTAATACCATATATAAACAGATGTCTTCAGATGGAATTGGTGGTGATCCTTGTAAACAGATTTCAGTTTCTGAAAATGTTGAGGTTACGGATCGTCGTCTTGTTTGTTTtgaggtatattttttttttttggttgttttttagtttcttcatACTTTTTGTGTTTAACACTgtctattttctttcatttttgtggaaaaaatatattagatggGTGCAACAGGTCTCAATGTTGATTCTAACATTGAACTTGAAGATGACCCAATTCCCGTTGAAGAAACTCCTCTTGTTGACAAGAGGAAATCTAAGAAACCCATAGCGCTGACGTCTCCGTTTATGGAGTATGACTCTTCCATTTCTAGTTCTAAAGATGGTTCTGGTTATGGAGTTGTTAAGTATGTGGCTGGGTTGTGTCCTCTCGATGATAAGATTGGTGAAGATGTAGAACATAAAGACGAGATTGATTTTGACTTGTGGCTTGGTGAAGGACGCCGATCGAAGAAAGAtccgtaagtgtttattttcagcatttttgttgtgtttttgtattttttgttttttactttactatttatgtttcattttttttaaatgttagtCATGACAAGGAGAAGGTTTACTTGAAGGGTAAGGATAAGATTGTTCCCCCTTTTCGTTTTGGCGTGGAAGATGTTGCAACCAAGATGTGGTTCCACAAGCTTGCATATCCTGGCCAATGTTTGACTAATTCtgtaagttaatttattttttcttttgatttttttcaaaaatttcagtctatagttttcttcatgttgtttgttagttgttttttagttgttgaaatataattcattttctgattttcgaacatttctcattttttattgtTCAGCATCTGGACATCATTTTTTACTATCTACGTAAAAAAGGAAAGTATGCAAAGGAGCCAAAGGTTAAGTTCACAACCACCGATTGCTTATTCTTCAAAACCATTCATGCTCTGTATGAAAAATTTATTGCACAGGAAaaaaatctttctttgataagcACTTGACATGCCATGCCATTGCTGATTATATAAGAGGTAGAAAAATGTTATGTGGTTCCCCTTGGCATTTGTGCGATCATGTTTTCTTTATCATCCATATGGAGACTGAATCACATTGGATTCTTGGTCGATTGAATATTGAGGAAAGGCGTGTGTACATGTACAACTCCTTGTCGACTGCTATGAAAGATAGTGCTGCTATCAAAGCTTGTCAGCCATTTGCGGTGTTGTTGCCCCACTTTTTTGCTTTGTTTGATGAGttcaaaaaggaaaacaaaCCGGTTTGTTTAGACCCTTTCGAAGTTGTTAAGGTTGATGGTTTGCCTCAACAAACCTCGAAgtaagttgtttttattttttattttcaaatgtttttaaaatttgtaatgttattttccttttttaagtttttctcgtcgttgttttttggttgttttgcggatCGTGGTTGTTTCGTTGCATCGTTCGCCGAATACTTTATTGATATGAAACCGATTCCTCCCATATTTGATGTTGAGCAACACCGTGATAGGCTTGCTGTGTTGTTCTATAAGTATGCTCGCATGAAAGAAGTGGAATTTATTGATAGTGAAGATGAGGCTCCTCCAAAGGGTCCAAAGAAGAATTTGTCTTAGTTATCTATtggttgttgttggaaatactactttttttatGTAGCTTTTGTTTTTTCTATTACCAGATTATGTTCATAATCATAGACAAGTTGTTGTTTCTATcatgtttttttcttaattggaaTTGGTTTTTAATTTGTTCATATTTATGGATTTTTAATCTTTATATTTACTCTTAGTCATGACAGCATACTATTAACAACCTTATTACAACCATCTGACAAACAACTAAATTGCATTTGTAATAACTTTTTGTagtttatttttccttcttattaATTTCAACCTTCTTCcactcatttaattatttaactataatatttgatgttcttttgtatattaatgataataataccaattccctattatcaatatctctccacataaaaaatcacaataaaaaaatgtatgtaaCAACCAATCGTAATATGCAGTATGtgttttctaaatgttttaatATAGTTGTTTTTTGGCTGATGTGTAGTTGTTTCCACTTCTATGCTGTAATTCTTCTGCAGGTCTTTTTGTTATGTCCCTTTTGTCCACACTTGCCACActtgttttgtttctttgtttcCCAAGCTGCTGCCATTCTTCTTTTCCTCGGCCTTCCAGACTTGATTCTCTCCTTTGGAGGCAACACTAtgatttcttcaaaaaaatctGGAAGTTCCCATTCTCTTACGTTTCCAACTGGGTATACTGTTTCTTCATATGTTTGCAGCCATGCTTTTGATGTGTAGTATTGTGCACAGtagttgtatgtgtttatgttcAAGTCCTTCATGACGGCGACTGCATGGTTACATGGCATTTCATCTTTTTGAAATCTATTGCATGTGCACGTCTTCTCCTTCAAGTTTACTATTCTTGTTCTGTCTTCATCTATCACCTCAAACAGGTTCTGGTTTGCTGGTTTCACCTGCAtgttttaaaccaactttaaaacaaccaaaaaactatgcaaacacaacttttttttttttactttatgcGAACGACAATCTGAACTTACTGTTAGTCGCAATGACTGTACATAGTTCCCTATGAGTTTTTTCTCAGATGATGGTGTCAGCCTTGTTGTGCATTTTTGTGCCTCCTTTCTATTATTGTATGTCCACTCTTGCATTTGTGCCCTCAAGCACTCCATTAATGTTGTCACTGGTGTTTCCCTTGCTGCTAAATTTGCTGAGTTCAGTGCCTCAGCTATGTTTGATGTCATGGTAGAGTACCTACAATTTGGACAGTTTCTGTCATAGTTCTACTTTTGGAAAAAAACTCAAACGCAACGCAAAAACAACACAAATACAACGCTATAAATAGTTGAacatatcattaattttatcCTTCTTATTAGTTTTCACCTGTTGTTTTCTGAATGATACCTTGACCATTTTTCATGGCCAATTTTCTCCAGGTACGGTCTTATGCGCTTATCCAAGTTGTCTAGCTCCCTCATATGGAATTCAAACTCCATTTCTGTGTAAGCTTTTGCAGCTGCAAAGAATGGCACTCTGAAATGCTTTgcatttttcttgaattttgttttgaggTTCGACAAGAGGTGGAAGATGCAGTAGCCATGTGTTATTTCAGGGAACACTTTCCTAGTTGCTTTGATGATGCTTTCATGTACCGTTCGATATTAGGCATTGACATTCTCGAACCCCGAAtgcttctcttattttttttaagaaccaCTCCCACGATTTATCGTTCTCAGAATCAACTATGCAGTATGCTAGTGGAAAAATTTTAGATTCTGCATCTTGTGTGTTGGCAGTGAGCAACGTGCCTCCATACGCGGCCTTTAGGAATGTACCGTCTACCACGATGATTGGTTTGCAGTTTGGTCAACCTTTTATAGCAGCATTCAATGCAACAAATGCATATTTGAAACTGTCATCATCATCTTTCTCTATGTCTATTAATGTTCCTGAATTTTAATCAAACAGGATTTTGTCAAACAACATGTACTCAACGAAATAACAACGCAAAAACAACTGTTTTTTCACAAATATTttcaaagtaaaatttttaaatttttttgtagcATGTACAGGTATCTTGGCAAGAGATTGTACGACTCTTTAGCATTTCCATGTAGCTGGGTTTGTGCTCGCTCTTTACTACGCCATGCTTTCATGTAATTCATCTTTATTCCGTATTTGTCTTTCATTTCTGTCTTTATGTCTCAGTAGGCCGCACTTTGTTTTCGTGTTCAAGAATTTTGGTTTTACAAAGTCTGCTATCAACTTTGATGTAGCTTGTCGTTGATCTCCAAATCTTATTGTAACTGCACATGTGTGTTCTTCTTCGTAGCTCCTTATTATGAATGTTTCTGTGTTTCCATTTTTTGTAGCCTTTAAACTCCATTTGCAGTTTGTGTCCAAACACACTATGTTGTATTCTTTTGTGCAAGATTTCACTACTTTGTATTGAAATGTCTTCTTGATTGCAAAGTAGCATAGTGTACTTATCAATGTTTCTTTGTCCTTGTAAATTTGCCCCTTCTCTATTGTTTCATGTCGTTTGTCATTGATGATCATCATTTCTGTGTTgtccacttcctcttcttcttcctggtTGTTTTCTAGTTCTTTGTACCATTTCGGACCACAAGCTTTGCGTAGTCGGTGAAGTCGAAATCTTCATCTACCGCCGTAGTTTTTTCTCTCGTTGTTGTACGGTTGTTGTATGGTTGATTCGATGACCTTTATCTTGTTTCTAGGAAAAATGCATCAACTTCACCGGATCCCATTGTCTGTTGAGATAGTTGTTGCTTGGAAGTTGTTGCCGTGTTGTTTCCGGAGTTGTTGCAAGTCTTCCCCGTGCCGCGTTGTTCTCATACGATTCCATGATCATATTGTTCCACACCATTGTTTGGTTAGGTGGTGCCGTGTTACTGGTTTTGTTCACACACAATGGGTACCTTGTGAAATCAACCTCCTTCGTTAATAGCTTTATGTAGAACAACagacttttgtcatccttgattTGTAGTGGTTGGCCTCCTTCTTTCAGTTGATATTTCAGTTGTAGTTGTGTTGATTCATGGTTGCATTGGAGTTCTTCCATCATTATTCTCATTAGTTCCTCAAAAGTGCACTTGGTCGAAATTAATTCTCCACTTGATTCATAATCAACATAGTTTATTGTCATCCCAATGCCCATTGCTCTGCACCAATATTTGTAATGGTTCCGTTTCCtgaaataatgtaaattatttacttggttCAGTTTTTGTAGTTGCAaacaactattttaatctgTCAAAACAACCAATAAACAACTCTTTCCAACAATAACTTATGCATCTAACACTTTCAGCTGGCCGACTATTTATATAGGTTAAATCAACTATcaaacaactattttaaaaCTGATCAGTAATTAATAACAATAGATTCATATTTTCCAGTTTGTAGATCCCAAACAACTATTATTCCACTGTAAAACAACTGGTAAACAACAGTTGCAGAATAAAACACTGTAGCAACTATTTATATGCgttaatgtttattttcatgcaaaccgttgttgtttttttctcagcttcatcaatatttcattattatttcaatttaatccggttttcatcaattaatatcaaatttcTATTCATCTACACTAAAATTTTTTTTGCACGTTCATGAAAAAATTTGTTTACCTTCAATTCTCCTTCTGATTCAATCATGGGTGAGTTTCTTTGATTTCCAGCTCTCCTTCTACTCGGTTCTTCTCCTCTGATCGCGATTTCTTTGTTCAATGattgttgtttttgagttttttttgtacatcaatggaggtttcctggttttttttttcccttttcgtTTTTGATTTTGGATTTTCGGGATTCAGCTGGTTTCCTAGGAGTTCtacatttttttagattttgattTTGCTGGTTTTGGAAGAAAAATGGTTGAGATTGGGTTGTTGGGGTTGGACGGCTGGGTCACGAAGAAGGATCGGCTGTTTGGAAGAAAAATGGTTGAGAATGGTGGTTTCCGTTTTCTCAgccggtatttttgtaattaccaACTTTTTAGTTTCCACTTTTGTTTATTTCCTTTTTTAGGGTCATAAATGTAAATTTCATCTATTTTTGGTCTATAATAGAAAAAATCTCTATTTTATATCTCTATTCTGTATGTTTTATTGTTATTTCATCATCTAAGAAACTAAATTGACTAGTCTTAAAAGTTTTGGGACCTCTTATTTAGAATAGGGGACCTAATGAATGAATCACTAGAATAGAAAGGAATAAAGAGATTATTCCTCGAGTGTTAGATGA
This Cannabis sativa cultivar Pink pepper isolate KNU-18-1 chromosome 6, ASM2916894v1, whole genome shotgun sequence DNA region includes the following protein-coding sequences:
- the LOC133038755 gene encoding uncharacterized protein LOC133038755 isoform X1; translated protein: MFSKTCFGHFLYLPDFKVQPQVFHGLLLREVQQPNDAELWVMIRGVRLRFSIEEFALITGLDCEGDCSVLDFKQEVNSLCERYWPTSSSITKECGRECFTTKRWGDSDEDAVKLAVLYFVEWFLLSGTKHKNVPKSILDVVDSGRYNEFAWGRSSFELTISSLKGKLDSWVEGVRKARSSGKRASVFYTLIGCPHVLQVWFYECCKYMKGKYCQKESSRIPRITQWTCNSQPTFKVLKTTIFDVSKDKVYLFVVIWFFSSCFCVVFHYY
- the LOC133038756 gene encoding uncharacterized protein LOC133038756 isoform X1 — encoded protein: MMSSDGIGGDPCKQISVSENVEVTDRRLVCFEMGATGLNVDSNIELEDDPIPVEETPLVDKRKSKKPIALTSPFMEYDSSISSSKDGSGYGVVKYVAGLCPLDDKIGEDVEHKDEIDFDLWLGEGRRSKKDP
- the LOC133038756 gene encoding uncharacterized protein LOC133038756 isoform X2; its protein translation is MSSDGIGGDPCKQISVSENVEVTDRRLVCFEMGATGLNVDSNIELEDDPIPVEETPLVDKRKSKKPIALTSPFMEYDSSISSSKDGSGYGVVKYVAGLCPLDDKIGEDVEHKDEIDFDLWLGEGRRSKKDP
- the LOC133038757 gene encoding uncharacterized protein LOC133038757, yielding MEFEFHMRELDNLDKRIRPYLEKIGHEKWSRYHSENNRYSTMTSNIAEALNSANLAARETPVTTLMECLRAQMQEWTYNNRKEAQKCTTRLTPSSEKKLIGNYVQSLRLTVKPANQNLFEVIDEDRTRIVNLKEKTCTCNRFQKDEMPCNHAVAVMKDLNINTYNYCAQYYTSKAWLQTYEETVYPVGNVREWELPDFFEEIIVLPPKERIKSGRPRKRRMAAAWETKKQNKCGKCGQKGHNKKTCRRITA